Proteins from a genomic interval of Medicago truncatula cultivar Jemalong A17 chromosome 3, MtrunA17r5.0-ANR, whole genome shotgun sequence:
- the LOC112420280 gene encoding uncharacterized protein, producing MVRRMGGWRLGAGVVLRGGEKSLTLGMGWRFLVVVGFRREYLSNEKDTWRWALDHSAGYTVRSAYHLLTSQDRPQVDGADALVWHIHVPLKVFIFAWRLLKNCLPLRQNLVHYGILPATVAGCLLGCDALESSQHLFIYCDYYGSLWSRVRSWLGASGPDPLLVSEHFFQFTHSAGRVRARRSLLQLVWLLCAWIIWNDRNQRLFTNIGSSIDQLLDKVKRRSLCWLKASNIVFVFGYDLWWSRPLDCLGLA from the exons ATGGTGAGGAGGAtgggaggttggaggttgggggcTGGAGTGGTTCTGCGTGGTGGTGAGAAATCGCTAACATTAGGGATGGGGTGGAGGTTTCTGGTGGTGGTTGGTTTCAGGAGGGAGTATCTC TCTAATGAGAAAGATACATGGAGATGGGCGCTGGATCATTCTGCAGGTTATACAGTCAGGAGTGCCTATCATTTGTTGACTTCTCAGGATCGGCCTCAGGTGGATGGTGCTGATGCTTTGGTTTGGCACATTCATGTTCCGCTTAAGGTCTTTATTTTTGCTTGGAGGTTGCTGAAGAACTGTTTGCCTTTAAGGCAAAATCTAGTGCATTATGGTATCCTTCCAGCCACTGTTGCGGGCTGTTTGTTAGGGTGCGACGCTTTGGAGTCTTCTCAGCATTTATTCATCTATTGTGATTATTATGGTTCTTTGTGGTCTCGGGTTCGGTCTTGGCTTGGTGCCTCAGGTCCAGACCCCTTATTGGTTTCAGAGCACTTCTTTCAGTTTACTCATTCAGCAGGAAGGGTGCGGGCTCGACGCTCTCTTTTGCAGCTTGTTTGGTTACTTTGTGCGTGGATCATTTGGAATGATCGGAATCAAAGGTTGTTTACTAATATAGGTAGTTCCATTGATCAGTTGTTGGATAAAGTGAAGCGACGCTCTTTGTGTTGGCTAAAAGCTAGTAATATCGTTTTTGTTTTCGGTTATGATTTGTGGTGGTCAAGGCCTTTGGATTGTTTGGGTCTGGCCTAA
- the LOC11425826 gene encoding transcription initiation factor TFIID subunit 5, whose amino-acid sequence MDEDEILGYVTAYLKKKGFKQTEKVFQEEFQQNKTSSSSNSILEPDIANHLHAFSQLENGPARYHNGYSRLRTWTYSSLDLYKHELLRVLYPVFIHCFMDLVAKGHIQEARNFFTTFREDHELMHLRDIQKLEGVLSPTHLKEMEFAHSLRQSKFNIKICEYSYELLLQHLHSTQSTTILGIINEHINFQVTSGQPSLISDDPEAVTLTGSSQEAANQTNQKEIHWGLLEDSLEERLEKPGALLSDSEKGDGEAKEGENDENKKRSIEVGKQGASSKKMKKDRGGTATGKSAKPEVTTVSAAPRVKAELPLPIIPTEVEHSILEDLRNRVQLSSVALPSVSFYTFINTHNGLSCSSISHDGSLVAGGFSDSSLKVWDMAKLGQQPSSSLSQGENDTSQNEQMLGKSGGKRQYTLFQGHSGPVYAASFCPVGDFILSSSADSTIRLWSTKLNANLVCYKGHNYPVWDVQFSPMGHYFASSSHDRTARVWSMDRIQPLRIMAGHLSDVDCVQWHANCNYIATGSSDKTVRLWDVQSGECVRVFVGHRGMILSLSMSPDGRYMASGDEDGTIMMWDLSSGRCVTPLVGHTSCVWSLAFSSEGSILASGSADCTVKLWDVNTSTKVSRTEEKNGNANRLRSLKTLPTKSTPVNTLRFSRRNLLFAAGALAKNA is encoded by the exons ATGGACGAAGACGAAATTCTCGGTTACGTAACCGCATACTTGAAGAAGAAAGGGTTTAAACAAACCGAAAAAGTTTTCCAAGAAgaatttcaacaaaacaaaacaagttcATCCTCCAATTCCATTCTCGAACCTGACATTGCCAATCACCTTCATGCATTCTCTCA GTTGGAGAATGGTCCTGCAAGGTATCATAATGGATATAGTAGATTAAGAACTTGGACTTATTCTTCATTGGATTTATATAAG caTGAGTTGCTTCGTGTGCTTTATCCGGTGTTTATCCATTGTTTTATGGACCTTGTAGCGAAAGGGCATATTCAAGAAG CTCGAAATTTTTTCACTACTTTCCGCGAAGACCATGAATTGATGCACTTACGTGACATTCAAAAGTTGGAAGGAGTTCTTTCTCCTACTCATTTGAAG GAAATGGAGTTTGCTCATTCGCTAAGGCAAAGTAAATTCAACATAAAGATATGTGAG TATTCCTATGAGCTTCTTCTGCAACATCTACACAGTACTCAATCAACCACTATACTTGGTATAATCAACGAGCATATTAACTTCCAAG TTACCTCTGGACAACCTAGCTTGATTTCTGATGATCCAGAGGCTGTTACCCTTACTGGCAGCAGCCAGGAAGCAGCAAACCAGACAAACCAGAAAGAAATACATTGGGGG TTGCTTGAAGACTCGCTAGAAGAACGGTTGGAAAAGCCTGGGGCCTTACTTTCAGACTCTGAAAAGGGCGACGGGGAAGCAAAAGAGGGGGAGAATGACGAGAATAAG aaaaGATCAATTGAAGTAGGAAAGCAAGGTGCTTCAAGcaaaaagatgaaaaaggaTAGGGGTGGAACTGCAACAGGGAAAAGTGCAAAGCCTGAAGTTACAACTGTATCAGCAGCTCCTCGAGTTAAAGCAGAACTCCCCTTGCCCATAAT CCCAACAGAGGTAGAACACTCCATCCTTGAAGATTTAAGGAACCGTGTACAACTTAGTAGTGTTGCACTGCCATCAGTTAGCTTTTATACTTTTATCAATACGCATAATGG TTTAAGCTGTTCATCAATATCCCATGATGGATCATTGGTTGCTGGAGGATTTTCTGACTCATCACTAAAG GTTTGGGACATGGCAAAGCTTGGACAACAACCCTCCAGTT CTCTTTCACAGGGTGAGAATGATACGTCACAAAACGAACAGATGCTCGGAAAAAGTGGTGGGAAAAGACAGTATACACTGTTTCAAGGTCACTCAGGGCCTGTTTATGCAGCCTCTTTTTGTCCTGTTGGAGATTTTATACTTTCATCCTCAGCAGATTCAACAA TTCGTTTATGGAGCACAAAGCTTAATGCCAATCTTGTTTGCTACAAGGGCCACAATTATCCTGTTTGGGATGTTCAG TTTAGTCCCATGGGTCATTATTTTGCCAGCTCTTCACATGACAGAACTGCTAGGGTTTGGTCCATGGACAGGATACAACCCTTAAGAATAATGGCGGGACACTTGTCTGATGTTGAT TGCGTCCAATGGCATGCCAACTGCAACTACATCGCAACTGGTTCCAGTGACAAAACAGTTCGACTATGGGATGTGCAGAGTGGAGAGTGTGTCCGGGTTTTTGTTGGTCACAGGGGTATGATCTTGTCTTTGTCAATGTCTCCTGATGGTCGCTATATGGCGTCTGGTGATGAAGATGGCACAATCATGATGTGGGACCTCTCTAGTGGCCGCTGTGTCACGCCTTTGGTCGGGCACACGTCATGTGTCTGGTCACTTGCTTTCAG TTCTGAAGGTTCTATTCTAGCATCTGGTTCTGCTGATTGCACTGTAAAATTATGGGATGTAAATACGAGCACCAAAGTTTCTAGGACAGAAGAGAA AAATGGGAATGCTAACAGACTCAGATCGTTGAAGACCCTACCAACGAAATCCACTCCTGTGAACACTTTGCGG TTTTCTCGAAGGAATCTTCTTTTTGCAGCTGGAGCTCTTGCAAAAAATGCTTAA